The genomic window TGCATAGAATTTTAAAGTAGTTGTGGAGTTTATAGTAATCGGTGAAGTATATTTCACACGTGTACTGCTTGTTTGTGGGTCAGATCCGTCTGTGGTGTAGTAAATTGTTGTGTCGCTGTCGTCATCTTTAGCAGTTAAAGTAACGGTTTTTGACGTATTAAATGCACCATCATCAAGGCTGGCATTTGCTGTTGGAATACTGCTGTCGATTATATAAGTTTGATTAAATATTGGGCCCCAAATGCCGAATTCATTGACTGCAGCAGATATAAGTGTTGTTGTTTTGGTTATTTCGATTGATCCGGTGTAAGGAGTACTTGCTGTAGTTGGTATAGTTCCATCTGTGGTGTAGTAAGTTGTATAAGTACTGCCTGGGCATGTAGTAGTTAAAGTGACTGTTTGAGAGGTTTTATAGGATCCTCCATTAATATCAGCAGTTATCAGTGGTATTGTAGAATCAATTACGTAATTTTGGGTGTAAACTGGACTCCAGTGGTTTGCAGGGTCAACTGCGGAGAATTTAAGAGTTGTATTACTGCTAAGAGTTATTGGAGCAGTATATGCAGTTCGAGTAGTGCTTGTTTGTGGGTCAGATCCGTCTGTGGTGTAGTAAGTTGTTGTTGTGCTGCTGTCCAGGTCTTTGGTGGTTAAGGTAATAGTTTGTGGAGTGTTAAATGTGCCTCCTGCAGGATTGACAGTTACGGTTGGGCTTTTAGTATCTGTTGGTTTATCTAAACTTTCTAATGCACCGATAATAGCGTTTGCATCGACTGCTTTTTGTGCTGCTGAATCGCTGAGGTAAGTTTCGTAGATTATTGTAGTTATTCCTTTATTTGCAATTGGTACTGTGACATATTGAGGGCTTGTTGGATTTGGAGGAGTATATATCAATAATTTGGATGCTTTTGAGTTGATTAATTTCATTTGACTGATTATTTCATTGGCATATTTTGTAGTAGTCGTGGTTTTTGAAATTGGATATAAAAACCTGTAATATTTGTATCCGCTGTCTGCACCATGATTTTCATGGTTGTCCAGAACCAACATTGGATGTTCATTAGCAACATCGGGGACTATAAATTTCTGGCCTAATAGCTGACCATTCATTCTTCCTTTGCTGTAATCGCTGGCATCTTTAGTCACGTGAATGTAGTAAAGAACGTATCTTTTAGTGAGCTGGGAAGATTTACTTGTTATGACATTATAAATGGCAGTGTGTATTCCATTTTCTTGGGGGTGCATGCCGATTATAAGGACTATGGTCTGCTTAGCGCTCTTATTTCCGTAAATTTTCTTTTCCACATATCCATAACTCGTACTGCCTATTATATTTGAATTTGAGGTGACAGTTGCCCATGATTTTACTGTAACGCTGCTTGGTAGAACTTTATTGGTATTGTAATAGCTCAAAACCTGTGAAAACATGTAAATCATGGATTCATAACGGATGGTTTTTCCAGTACTGGTTTGAGTAACATAATTAGGCGCACGTCCATTTTTGTCCAGGTAGGACCTTACGCGGTTTGCCATGTCTAAGTATTCTGCTTTGCTGAGGGTCTGCGTTGTGATGGTTTCTGAAGGAGAAGCCGCACTTCCAAAATTTTTTATTGTAATTGCAGCGCTTGAACTTTTATTGATGTTCAATATCGCTGATGTTGAGACTCCTAAATAATTGGACATGTTCACACTATTTCCAGATATATTAACGCTCCCTGGAAGCTTGTGGTTTGTATCTACATAATTTTTAACAGCAGTTGACGAATTGGCAACCTGATTAGGCGTAACGCTTGCTGCCGAAACGGTGCTGACAGTTATAAAAAAAGCTAAAATAAACAATATTAACATTAAATAACTTTTACGTATTTTTCCCGCCCCCTTTACATATTATAAGTTAAATAATCTTTTATTTTCATGCAACACTTGGTTGTCATGTATACCCATTTTTTAAATATAATACTGTAAATTTATTATATTTTTATAGATTTGTTGAAAATCTATTATGGGAATAATCTTATTTTTGGATTCATATTTAAATTTTGCTATATAATAAAATTTAGTAATAAATGATCAAGGCATAGTTAATCACATTTATGTAAATTCTAGATTAAACATGTTAATTTTTTGTATAAATGAATTTAAACTGCTTAATACTTAATTAAACTTGTTTGATTAATTTATTGAAGATATTAAAGAGTGTGATGTCTAAAAAGTTTAAAATACAAAAAGAAAATGCGGATTAAATATTACTCGGTGTATTAATTGTTCAACGAATTATTTCCCGAATACTGAACAGGTACTTAATATAAGTATGTATCCAATTTGATGCTTTATTATAATATAAAATCAAATATACTAATATGAAGATTTTAACCATTGACGTAGGTTTAGGTACTCAAGATATCATGT from Methanobacterium veterum includes these protein-coding regions:
- a CDS encoding chitobiase/beta-hexosaminidase C-terminal domain-containing protein, which translates into the protein MLILFILAFFITVSTVSAASVTPNQVANSSTAVKNYVDTNHKLPGSVNISGNSVNMSNYLGVSTSAILNINKSSSAAITIKNFGSAASPSETITTQTLSKAEYLDMANRVRSYLDKNGRAPNYVTQTSTGKTIRYESMIYMFSQVLSYYNTNKVLPSSVTVKSWATVTSNSNIIGSTSYGYVEKKIYGNKSAKQTIVLIIGMHPQENGIHTAIYNVITSKSSQLTKRYVLYYIHVTKDASDYSKGRMNGQLLGQKFIVPDVANEHPMLVLDNHENHGADSGYKYYRFLYPISKTTTTTKYANEIISQMKLINSKASKLLIYTPPNPTSPQYVTVPIANKGITTIIYETYLSDSAAQKAVDANAIIGALESLDKPTDTKSPTVTVNPAGGTFNTPQTITLTTKDLDSSTTTTYYTTDGSDPQTSTTRTAYTAPITLSSNTTLKFSAVDPANHWSPVYTQNYVIDSTIPLITADINGGSYKTSQTVTLTTTCPGSTYTTYYTTDGTIPTTASTPYTGSIEITKTTTLISAAVNEFGIWGPIFNQTYIIDSSIPTANASLDDGAFNTSKTVTLTAKDDDSDTTIYYTTDGSDPQTSSTRVKYTSPITINSTTTLKFYAVDAAGNPSDVYTRSYTIDKTAPIAWADYKTGSYNTSKSINLMTNEVASIYYTTDGSTPTTASKLCTGPISITSTTTLKFIAIDKLGNKSPVYTEKYTIDKTAPKITSTYPKNGATRYSRTAAITIKFSENIKAGINWSKVYIKNMKTGKVAAISKSISGNTLTLKMNLRRYGYTWYQVYIPASAIKDAAGNNLAKGYVFKFKTG